The proteins below are encoded in one region of Aequorivita iocasae:
- a CDS encoding ClpP family protease, which produces MEKTNKVQDKIDGKLLEERKVFLWGMVDDKSARHVVDRLMYLDALNHDEIKFYINSPGGYVTSGFSIYDTIKELKSPVSTICTGLAASMGSILLSAGEKGKRFIQPHARVMIHQPSGGARGVASDIEITAQEILKTKEISARILAENCGQTFEKVMKDFNRDHWMNAEESVDYGIVDDILK; this is translated from the coding sequence ATGGAAAAAACAAATAAAGTACAAGATAAAATAGACGGCAAGTTACTGGAGGAACGCAAAGTGTTTCTCTGGGGAATGGTAGATGATAAGAGTGCCCGCCACGTTGTGGACAGGCTGATGTATCTGGACGCGCTGAACCATGATGAAATTAAATTCTACATAAACAGCCCCGGCGGTTATGTTACTTCGGGATTTTCAATATATGATACTATTAAGGAGTTAAAAAGCCCGGTCTCTACAATTTGTACCGGTTTGGCGGCATCTATGGGCAGTATTTTGCTTTCAGCAGGAGAAAAGGGAAAACGTTTTATACAGCCGCACGCCCGTGTAATGATCCATCAGCCAAGTGGCGGTGCAAGGGGCGTTGCCAGCGATATTGAAATTACTGCCCAGGAAATTTTAAAAACAAAGGAGATAAGTGCACGTATTTTAGCTGAAAACTGTGGGCAAACGTTTGAAAAGGTTATGAAAGACTTTAACCGTGACCACTGGATGAATGCCGAAGAATCTGTAGATTACGGAATTGTTGATGATATTTTAAAATAA
- the trxA gene encoding thioredoxin has translation MALEITDATFEETVLKSDKPVLVDFWAAWCGPCRMVGPIIEEISKEYDGKAVVGKVDVDANQEFAAKYGVRNIPTVLVFQNGEVVGRQVGVAPKNVYAEAIDSLL, from the coding sequence ATGGCATTAGAAATAACAGACGCAACATTTGAAGAAACCGTATTAAAAAGTGACAAGCCGGTATTGGTTGACTTTTGGGCAGCCTGGTGCGGGCCTTGCCGAATGGTAGGACCTATAATAGAAGAGATAAGTAAGGAATACGACGGTAAAGCCGTGGTAGGAAAAGTAGATGTGGATGCAAACCAAGAGTTTGCAGCTAAATATGGAGTGAGAAATATTCCAACTGTTTTGGTATTCCAAAATGGCGAAGTAGTGGGCCGTCAAGTAGGCGTTGCTCCTAAAAACGTATATGCTGAAGCGATTGATTCGCTTTTGTAA
- the dnaE gene encoding DNA polymerase III subunit alpha, whose amino-acid sequence MYLIFDTETTGLPKRFNAPVSDSDNWPRCIQIAWQLHDANGKLLEHQDYLVKPEGFNIPFDAEKIHGISTELATAEGISLEEVAEKFQEALSKTKFIVGQNVDFDVNIMGAEFFRLGIENPLTKLRVLDTCTEITAQLCQIPGGRGGKFKLPTLTELHEFLFSEPFAEAHNATADVEATTRCFLELIRRQIFTIEELDVQPDYFENFSEANPKTIELIGLEHINLKKASENIRRQLQAASDSDRISSEEIKENVATLEDAPFVHLHNHSQFSILQSTSSTQDLVNAAVENNMTAVSITDSGNMMGAFHFVQAVANYNKSLADLPKNDDEEISAQPIKAIVGCEFFVCEDHLNKNHKDNGYQIVMLAKNKNGYHNLAKMASIAYTEGFYYVPRIDKNIVEKYKEDIIVLTGSLYGEVPGKILNIGENQAEEALLWWKEMFGEDLYVEIMRHEQEDEKRVNPVLIEMAKRNNIKLVACNNTYYIKKEDANAHDILLCVKDGEKQATPIGRGRGYRYGLPNQEYYFKSQDEMKALFKDLPEAILNIEEVVSKIQPFSLHRDVLLPNFGIPQEFLNAEDIDGGKRGENAYLRHLTYEGAKKRYPELLEVSYEALTDFEIPEEASQRVKEIKQRLDFELEVIANTGYPGYFLIVQDFIAEARQMGVSVGPGRGSAAGSAVAYCLGITNICPIKYDLLFERFLNPDRVSMPDIDIDFDDEGRSKVMDYVINKYGSNQVAQIITYGTMAAKSSIRDTARVLDLPLNEADRISKLIPNMTKLNKIFGLSEAELRSRFRSDELPKVNELLNLSEGSDLEAQTINQAKILEGSVRNTGIHACGVIITPSDITDFVPVATAKDSDLYVTQFDNSVVESAGLLKMDFLGLKTLTLIKDTVKLVKHKHNIDLDPDNFPLDDEKTYELFQRGDTVGIFQYESAGMQKYMKELKPTVFADLIAMNALYRPGPMEYIPSFVRRKHGEEEIEYDLPAMEEYLKETYGITVYQEQVMLLSQKLAGFTKGEADVLRKAMGKKQKAVLDKMKPQFVAQAAEKGHDPEKLEKIWKDWEAFASYAFNKSHSTCYAWIAYQTAYLKAHYPAEYMAAVLSNNMSDIKQVTFFMDECKRMGLTVLGPDVNESFHKFTVNDQGAIRFGMGAVKGVGSSAVATIVEHRKDGKYKSVFDLAKRIDLRSANKKAFENLALAGGFDSFDTHRAQYLHDDGDGVMFLEKVLRYAAKYQETQNSSQVSLFGDASEVQIPEPEVPPCEEWGTMKKLKQEKEVVGVYISGHPLDDFKIEMETFTNCKVSNFNHLEDFLNKEMCFGGVVSDVQHRESKAGKGWAIFTVEDYDDSYDFKIFGEEYLKWRHFLVPNSFIYGRVFVKEGWTNRETGKKGEPRLQYNSIQLLHDVMETHGKKLTITMPLQDLKEGKIDSLKDLVKTHKGEKQLYFVVYENDEKIHLTMPSRKHKINISKELLDELEREQFHYKLN is encoded by the coding sequence ATGTATTTAATCTTCGATACAGAAACAACAGGTCTTCCCAAACGCTTCAACGCTCCCGTGAGCGATAGCGACAACTGGCCGCGCTGTATCCAGATTGCATGGCAGTTGCACGATGCAAACGGAAAACTCTTGGAGCACCAAGATTATTTGGTAAAGCCCGAAGGGTTCAATATTCCTTTTGATGCCGAAAAAATTCATGGTATTTCAACTGAACTTGCCACTGCTGAAGGGATTTCGTTGGAAGAAGTTGCTGAAAAATTTCAAGAAGCGCTTTCAAAAACGAAATTCATCGTCGGTCAAAATGTAGACTTCGACGTAAATATAATGGGCGCGGAATTCTTCCGCTTGGGGATAGAAAACCCACTCACGAAACTTCGGGTTTTGGACACCTGTACAGAAATTACCGCTCAACTTTGCCAAATTCCGGGCGGTCGCGGCGGAAAGTTTAAACTGCCGACCCTGACCGAACTTCACGAATTTCTTTTCAGTGAACCTTTTGCCGAAGCCCACAACGCAACTGCAGATGTGGAAGCGACTACGCGCTGCTTTTTGGAATTGATTCGTCGGCAGATTTTTACGATTGAGGAACTGGACGTACAGCCGGATTACTTCGAAAATTTTTCCGAAGCGAATCCGAAAACCATTGAATTAATTGGGCTTGAGCATATAAACCTTAAAAAGGCCTCGGAAAATATCCGAAGGCAGCTGCAGGCCGCTTCCGATAGCGACAGAATTTCTTCCGAAGAAATAAAGGAAAACGTAGCTACATTGGAGGATGCGCCATTTGTTCATCTTCACAACCATTCGCAGTTTTCAATTTTACAATCTACTTCTAGCACACAGGATTTGGTAAACGCAGCCGTGGAAAACAATATGACGGCGGTCTCCATCACCGATTCGGGGAATATGATGGGCGCATTTCACTTTGTGCAAGCTGTTGCCAATTATAATAAATCGCTAGCAGATTTGCCAAAAAATGATGATGAAGAAATTTCAGCACAGCCAATAAAAGCAATTGTTGGTTGCGAGTTTTTTGTGTGCGAAGACCATTTAAACAAAAACCATAAAGACAACGGCTACCAAATTGTGATGCTTGCCAAAAACAAAAACGGCTACCACAATTTGGCAAAAATGGCTTCCATCGCTTATACTGAAGGGTTTTATTACGTCCCGCGAATTGATAAAAATATAGTCGAAAAATATAAGGAAGACATCATTGTTTTAACAGGGAGTCTTTACGGCGAAGTGCCCGGAAAGATTTTGAACATAGGCGAGAACCAAGCTGAAGAGGCTTTGCTTTGGTGGAAGGAAATGTTTGGTGAAGATCTGTATGTGGAAATTATGCGCCACGAACAAGAGGACGAAAAGCGCGTAAACCCTGTGCTCATAGAGATGGCCAAGCGCAATAACATAAAACTCGTAGCCTGCAACAATACCTATTATATTAAAAAGGAAGACGCCAATGCGCACGATATTTTGCTGTGCGTAAAGGACGGTGAAAAACAGGCAACACCCATTGGTCGGGGCCGAGGTTATCGCTACGGTCTGCCAAACCAGGAATATTATTTCAAATCGCAGGATGAAATGAAGGCTTTGTTCAAAGACCTTCCAGAAGCGATATTAAATATTGAAGAGGTTGTTTCAAAAATCCAGCCTTTCTCTTTGCACCGTGATGTGTTGCTGCCCAATTTTGGTATTCCGCAAGAATTTTTGAATGCTGAAGACATCGATGGGGGCAAGCGGGGTGAAAATGCCTATCTGCGCCACTTAACGTATGAAGGAGCCAAAAAACGCTATCCCGAATTATTGGAAGTTTCCTATGAAGCCTTGACCGATTTTGAAATTCCCGAGGAAGCCTCGCAACGCGTAAAGGAAATAAAACAGCGTCTCGATTTTGAGCTGGAAGTAATCGCCAATACGGGCTATCCGGGTTACTTTTTGATTGTACAGGATTTTATTGCCGAAGCCCGACAAATGGGTGTTTCCGTTGGGCCGGGTCGTGGTTCGGCGGCCGGAAGTGCCGTGGCGTATTGCTTGGGAATCACAAATATTTGCCCTATTAAGTACGATCTGCTTTTTGAGCGTTTTTTGAATCCAGACCGTGTGAGTATGCCCGATATCGACATCGATTTTGATGATGAAGGCCGAAGCAAGGTAATGGATTACGTAATCAACAAATACGGCAGCAACCAAGTGGCACAGATTATCACTTACGGAACGATGGCCGCCAAATCTTCCATTCGAGATACGGCGCGGGTTTTGGATTTACCTTTGAATGAAGCCGATCGGATTTCGAAATTGATTCCGAATATGACCAAGCTGAACAAAATCTTCGGTTTGAGCGAGGCGGAATTGCGAAGCCGTTTCCGAAGTGATGAGCTTCCAAAAGTAAACGAGCTTTTAAATCTTTCCGAAGGAAGTGACCTTGAAGCGCAAACCATAAATCAAGCAAAAATTCTGGAAGGGTCTGTTCGAAATACAGGAATCCACGCCTGTGGGGTAATTATTACGCCCAGCGATATTACCGATTTTGTTCCTGTCGCTACGGCAAAAGATTCCGATCTGTATGTCACCCAGTTCGACAACTCGGTTGTGGAAAGTGCAGGTTTGCTAAAGATGGACTTCTTGGGGTTGAAAACCCTAACGTTAATAAAGGACACGGTAAAACTCGTAAAGCACAAACATAACATTGACCTCGATCCGGATAACTTTCCGCTCGATGATGAAAAAACCTACGAGCTTTTCCAAAGAGGGGATACGGTTGGTATTTTTCAGTATGAATCTGCCGGAATGCAGAAATATATGAAGGAATTGAAGCCAACGGTATTTGCAGATCTTATTGCTATGAACGCGCTTTATCGTCCGGGGCCGATGGAATACATTCCAAGTTTCGTAAGAAGAAAACACGGCGAGGAAGAGATTGAATACGATCTTCCCGCGATGGAGGAATATTTAAAAGAAACCTACGGAATTACGGTCTATCAGGAGCAGGTGATGCTTTTGTCGCAAAAATTGGCTGGTTTTACGAAAGGGGAAGCCGATGTTCTAAGAAAGGCGATGGGGAAAAAGCAGAAAGCGGTACTTGATAAAATGAAGCCGCAATTTGTTGCCCAAGCTGCCGAAAAAGGACACGACCCCGAAAAGCTTGAAAAAATCTGGAAAGATTGGGAAGCCTTTGCGAGTTATGCCTTCAACAAATCGCACTCTACTTGCTATGCTTGGATCGCTTACCAAACGGCTTATCTAAAAGCGCACTATCCCGCGGAATATATGGCGGCAGTCCTCAGCAATAATATGAGCGACATAAAGCAGGTTACCTTTTTTATGGACGAATGCAAACGGATGGGCTTGACCGTTTTGGGACCCGACGTAAACGAATCCTTTCACAAATTTACCGTTAATGACCAAGGCGCCATCCGTTTTGGAATGGGGGCCGTTAAAGGCGTGGGCAGCAGTGCCGTAGCAACGATTGTTGAGCACAGAAAAGATGGAAAATACAAATCGGTTTTTGATTTGGCCAAGCGAATAGATTTGCGCTCGGCAAATAAAAAAGCCTTTGAGAACTTAGCATTGGCGGGCGGTTTTGACAGTTTTGACACTCACCGCGCGCAATATCTGCACGACGATGGTGACGGGGTGATGTTTCTTGAAAAAGTGCTTCGTTATGCGGCAAAATATCAGGAAACGCAGAATTCTTCACAGGTAAGTCTTTTTGGCGATGCCAGTGAAGTACAAATCCCCGAACCCGAAGTTCCGCCTTGTGAGGAATGGGGCACCATGAAAAAACTGAAACAGGAAAAGGAAGTTGTTGGGGTTTATATATCGGGCCATCCGCTGGACGATTTCAAAATTGAAATGGAAACCTTTACCAACTGCAAAGTTTCGAATTTTAACCATTTGGAAGATTTTCTGAACAAGGAAATGTGTTTCGGAGGGGTTGTGAGCGATGTGCAGCACCGGGAATCGAAGGCCGGCAAAGGGTGGGCTATTTTTACGGTTGAGGATTATGACGATAGTTATGACTTCAAAATATTTGGGGAAGAATATTTAAAATGGCGCCATTTCCTGGTTCCGAATAGCTTCATTTACGGGCGTGTTTTTGTGAAGGAAGGATGGACCAACCGCGAAACAGGAAAAAAAGGTGAACCGCGACTTCAATATAACAGCATCCAATTGCTTCACGATGTCATGGAAACCCACGGAAAAAAATTGACCATTACCATGCCTTTACAAGATTTAAAGGAAGGAAAAATAGATTCGCTTAAGGATTTGGTAAAAACCCATAAAGGCGAAAAGCAATTGTATTTTGTGGTTTATGAAAATGATGAAAAGATTCACTTAACTATGCCCAGCAGAAAGCATAAGATCAATATTTCAAAGGAGTTGCTGGATGAATTGGAAAGAGAACAGTTTCACTATAAATTAAATTGA
- a CDS encoding ferritin-like domain-containing protein, with translation MKFTEKMSNKLNELLEKNYDAEKGYKKAAENVENTKLKQFFNEQAPKRYDFGHEIKNEIKNYGETPEKGGSATGAMHRTWMDIETAFSSNNEETILEEVQKGEKAAIEEYNEVIQDTTLPPTTQKILTNQRDAIQNACQSAKNFEAVVS, from the coding sequence ATGAAGTTTACTGAAAAAATGTCGAACAAATTAAATGAACTGTTAGAGAAAAATTATGACGCCGAAAAGGGTTATAAAAAAGCAGCTGAAAATGTAGAAAACACTAAGCTGAAACAATTCTTTAACGAACAAGCTCCAAAAAGATACGATTTTGGTCACGAAATAAAGAACGAAATCAAAAACTATGGCGAAACTCCTGAAAAAGGTGGAAGCGCTACGGGAGCAATGCACAGAACTTGGATGGATATTGAAACCGCTTTTTCTTCCAATAATGAAGAAACAATTTTAGAGGAAGTCCAAAAAGGTGAAAAAGCTGCTATTGAAGAGTACAATGAAGTAATTCAAGATACAACATTGCCTCCTACAACACAGAAAATTCTAACCAACCAGCGCGACGCCATCCAGAATGCATGCCAAAGTGCCAAAAACTTTGAAGCTGTAGTATCCTAA
- a CDS encoding DUF6252 family protein: MKKFLFVLLATLSLISCEDTQTNELALQAKVDDRLYASADARAALNEDGSLTIQGFNDEESMTIQLSRLGEGNFSIGQGSANYAVYEDMGGNIYTTNPNGEGVVTISELNETNKTLSGTFNFNAFLPGIDTIYVSKGILYNVSYTGGDIVDPTNAGLFSAKVDGNPYIPVIVSSRNTGNTIIISGSTANATMVISVTAGVEPGEYILPRGGFSAKYQGVSGPEDTVEGLITVLEHNVSEQTIKGSFSFITNRTEITEGEFDVTY, translated from the coding sequence ATGAAAAAGTTTCTATTTGTTCTTTTAGCTACCCTCTCGCTTATTTCGTGCGAAGATACACAAACCAATGAGCTTGCCCTACAGGCCAAGGTGGATGATAGACTATATGCATCTGCCGATGCGCGCGCGGCATTAAATGAGGATGGATCACTTACCATCCAGGGGTTCAATGACGAAGAGTCTATGACTATTCAACTCTCACGTTTAGGCGAAGGCAACTTTAGCATTGGGCAGGGCAGCGCTAATTATGCTGTTTATGAAGATATGGGCGGAAATATATATACCACTAATCCAAATGGAGAAGGTGTTGTGACTATTTCAGAACTTAACGAAACCAATAAAACACTTTCGGGAACATTTAATTTTAATGCCTTTTTACCGGGAATTGACACTATCTATGTTTCTAAGGGCATCCTTTATAATGTGTCATATACTGGTGGAGATATCGTGGATCCCACAAATGCTGGCTTGTTTAGCGCTAAAGTGGATGGCAATCCTTATATTCCAGTTATCGTATCTTCACGTAATACGGGAAATACCATTATAATTTCTGGAAGCACGGCCAATGCCACCATGGTAATATCAGTTACCGCAGGGGTAGAGCCGGGTGAGTATATTTTGCCAAGAGGAGGATTTTCAGCAAAATACCAAGGGGTGTCGGGGCCTGAAGATACGGTTGAGGGATTGATAACCGTACTTGAGCACAATGTTTCTGAACAAACTATAAAAGGAAGCTTTTCCTTTATAACAAATAGGACAGAAATTACCGAAGGGGAGTTTGATGTTACATATTAG